The Chengkuizengella sediminis genomic interval TCCTTGCATCATCCCATAAACAATTGTAGTTGCTGTTCCCTCAACAACATCATCAGAAGGTAAATCCAATACATTACGAATCATAGACTTTCTTGAAGTTCCTAATAATACAGGATATCCTATTGCAACAATATCACTCAAATGATTCATGAGGGTTAGGTTTTCGTCATAGGTTTTAGCAAAACCGATACCTGGATCCAAGATAATCTGCTCATTTTTTATCCCTGCTTGGTGAGCAATATTTATACTTTCATGTAAATCAAAAATGACATCTTCAATTAAATGATTGTATCCATTTTCATTTCGATTGTGCATGATAATGATTGGACATTGATGTTTAGCAATAACAGCAGCCATATTCCGATCTTTTTTCAAACCCCATACATCATTCACAATATGTGCCCCAGCATTTAAGGCTTTCTCAGCAACCTCAGCTTTATAAGTATCAATAGAGATAGGAACTTGAATCTCATCTTTTAATGCTTCTATTATTGGAATAACACGTTGTAATTCTTCATTTACATCAACTGTC includes:
- the folP gene encoding dihydropteroate synthase, which encodes MRRNLFMTRSRPYVGSRKLNCKNRLITIGEKTLIMGILNVTPDSFSDGGKYICEETAVERALKMIDEGADIIDVGGESTRPNAETVDVNEELQRVIPIIEALKDEIQVPISIDTYKAEVAEKALNAGAHIVNDVWGLKKDRNMAAVIAKHQCPIIIMHNRNENGYNHLIEDVIFDLHESINIAHQAGIKNEQIILDPGIGFAKTYDENLTLMNHLSDIVAIGYPVLLGTSRKSMIRNVLDLPSDDVVEGTATTIVYGMMQGCQIVRVHDIKEMKRVATMTDAMLLKGY